One Caulobacter segnis genomic window carries:
- a CDS encoding TonB-dependent receptor: protein MRNGLKLLLLAGSGGACLLAASVVQAQEAANDGTTMSEIVVTAQKKSERSLDVPVSVATVTGDSLVQQNLVQLRDFYNRVPGVSLSGGGTEQRANGVAIRGVTTGGGTAATVAFVLDDVPLTSGAASAQSPLIDIDPSDLQRVEVLRGPQGTLYGASSLGGLVKYVTVGPDASQFSGRVEAGANNIAGGGLGYSLRGAVNVPIVEDKVALRVSAFTRRDPAYLDNINATAQGVDVNKNRVKGGRAALLIKPTEAFSLDLSAVRQRAHFFGSPQVRVCPSCGTGAFAGTPTFQPYFGDLTLNLAPTKRDVSFTLYQGRANLDLGFADLTSISAFDRVKSASDLDQTNTFRFLLSAFSAAGGSVSLINADETEKFSQEIRLASKSDGPLEWLVGGFYTHEKIAVDQVLVVHSVGGTSTTAYTSAAPAKFEEKSVFADATYHFTPKFDVQVGARYSSNDQDSGSTTTVATPAQRFFGPSSSEPTSKSSDDAFTWLFTPRYKISPDTMAYLRIATGYRPGGPNSSGVTGIPLSFKSDSVVSYEAGLKGVLPGLNATYEAALFQIDWDDIQLLTTDVVSQFTYYTNGSTARSRGVELSGRWSPVRGFSIDGAMTYLDAKLTDALRSPAGASPIYGAKGDRLPGSAKLSASLSTEYDWSIGHGFSAFAGASLAYVGERYAEFANVLPTTTGNTAYGARVKLPSYTTVDLRAGVYSDDWRLTAYLKNVGDKRGVVEATTRGGTSSPQAIFLQPRTVGVSVSRSF, encoded by the coding sequence ATGCGCAACGGTTTGAAGCTTCTGCTGCTGGCGGGTTCGGGTGGCGCGTGCCTGTTGGCCGCTTCGGTGGTCCAGGCCCAGGAGGCCGCGAATGATGGGACGACGATGAGCGAGATCGTCGTGACCGCCCAGAAGAAGTCCGAGCGTTCGCTGGATGTGCCGGTGTCGGTGGCGACGGTGACCGGCGACAGCTTGGTGCAGCAGAACCTGGTGCAGCTGCGCGATTTCTATAACCGCGTGCCGGGCGTGTCGCTGAGCGGCGGCGGCACCGAGCAACGCGCCAACGGCGTGGCCATCCGTGGCGTCACCACCGGCGGCGGCACGGCCGCCACGGTCGCCTTCGTCCTCGATGACGTGCCGCTGACCTCGGGCGCGGCCTCGGCCCAGTCGCCGCTGATCGACATCGATCCGTCCGACCTGCAGCGGGTCGAGGTCCTGCGCGGCCCTCAGGGCACGCTGTACGGCGCTTCCAGCCTGGGCGGTCTGGTGAAGTACGTGACGGTCGGCCCCGACGCTTCCCAGTTCAGCGGCCGCGTCGAGGCCGGCGCCAACAACATCGCCGGCGGCGGCCTGGGCTATTCACTGCGCGGCGCGGTCAACGTGCCGATCGTGGAGGACAAGGTGGCGCTGCGCGTGAGCGCCTTCACCCGCCGCGATCCGGCCTATCTCGACAACATCAACGCGACGGCCCAGGGCGTCGACGTCAACAAGAACCGCGTGAAGGGCGGTCGCGCCGCGCTGCTGATCAAGCCGACCGAAGCGTTCTCGCTGGACCTGTCGGCCGTGCGCCAGCGCGCCCACTTCTTCGGCAGCCCGCAGGTCCGCGTCTGTCCGTCCTGCGGCACAGGCGCCTTTGCCGGGACGCCGACCTTCCAGCCGTATTTCGGCGACCTGACGCTGAACCTGGCGCCGACCAAGCGTGACGTCAGCTTCACGCTCTATCAGGGCCGCGCCAACCTGGACCTGGGCTTCGCCGACCTGACCTCGATCAGCGCCTTCGATCGCGTGAAGTCGGCCTCGGATCTCGACCAGACCAACACCTTCCGCTTCCTGCTGTCGGCCTTTTCGGCCGCCGGGGGCAGCGTCTCGCTGATCAACGCCGACGAGACCGAGAAATTCAGCCAGGAAATCCGCCTGGCCTCGAAGTCGGACGGGCCGCTGGAGTGGCTGGTCGGCGGCTTCTACACCCACGAGAAGATCGCGGTGGATCAGGTCCTGGTCGTCCATTCCGTAGGCGGGACCAGCACCACGGCCTACACCTCGGCCGCGCCGGCCAAGTTCGAGGAAAAGTCGGTGTTCGCCGACGCGACCTATCACTTTACCCCGAAGTTCGACGTGCAAGTGGGCGCGCGCTATTCGTCCAACGATCAGGACAGCGGCTCGACGACGACGGTCGCCACGCCGGCCCAGCGCTTCTTCGGCCCCAGCTCGTCGGAGCCGACCTCGAAGTCCTCGGATGACGCCTTCACCTGGCTGTTCACGCCCCGCTACAAGATCTCGCCGGACACCATGGCCTATCTGCGGATCGCCACCGGCTATCGTCCGGGCGGTCCCAACAGCTCGGGCGTTACGGGCATCCCGCTGTCGTTCAAGTCCGACAGCGTGGTGAGCTACGAGGCGGGCCTGAAGGGCGTGCTGCCAGGCCTGAACGCCACCTACGAGGCGGCCCTGTTCCAGATCGACTGGGACGACATCCAACTGCTGACCACTGACGTCGTCTCGCAGTTCACCTACTATACGAACGGTTCGACCGCCCGCAGCCGGGGCGTCGAGCTTTCGGGGCGCTGGTCGCCGGTCCGCGGCTTCTCGATCGACGGGGCGATGACCTATCTTGACGCTAAGCTGACCGACGCCCTGCGTTCGCCCGCCGGCGCCTCGCCGATCTACGGTGCGAAGGGGGATCGCCTGCCGGGTTCGGCAAAGCTCTCGGCTAGCCTGTCGACCGAGTACGACTGGTCGATCGGCCATGGCTTTTCGGCCTTCGCCGGCGCCAGCCTGGCCTATGTAGGCGAGCGCTACGCCGAATTCGCCAACGTCCTGCCGACCACCACCGGCAACACGGCCTATGGCGCGCGGGTGAAGCTGCCCTCGTACACGACCGTCGATCTGCGCGCGGGCGTCTACAGCGACGACTGGCGCCTGACCGCCTACCTGAAGAACGTCGGCGACAAGCGCGGCGTCGTCGAAGCGACCACGCGGGGCGGCACCAGTTCGCCGCAGGCCATCTTCCTGCAGCCACGCACCGTGGGCGTTTCCGTGTCCCGCAGCTTCTAG
- a CDS encoding TonB-dependent receptor has protein sequence MRKTTLMGAASLSACAIAAGLSLGVATSASAQTAAAPVTELDALIVTATKRNESVRDVAIPISAVSGADLQKINANSLADYIVRLPGVTFNDYQPGISEVVVRGISATTYHEQGQTTTGYYLNEVVVVEPGFPIGIPDVDTFDLDRVEVLRGPQGTLFGSSTLGGLVNYVAKTANTSQYQAAASGLLGTTKNAGQANYAIKAMVNIPIVEDKLGVRLTGLQRFDAGFLDNPGTKEDGVNDFRTRGLRGSLVFTPAEGTKLTFLSAYQDSLLDDQTYLSHDYVRNTARAEPQETDFWLNSLRLDQDVGFADLTLLGSTNHKTNTTTYSYPYAYVTGVTTGSGSAYSTGAAKADIDTFEGRLASKEDDRLKWLIGASYMRAKKSSADRIYQPGAAAYINAHPGDFGGYSGSVLAPNDAIYGYISDTLNKDFGIFGEVSYKFTPQWEITVGGRYYDTKNTATITNAAGSLGAGSYSPTASSFGTSQKEDGFTPKVTLAFRPQKGVMAYATYSRGFRVGGPNPNAAILAGIPTSYGSDTVDNYEAGLKTTLLENRLSLDISVFHLKWKDIQARLFTAAPYYYSYVTNAGSAKVDGVEFAGQFKVSQHIAFSNSTTYQEAKLTTMLPDSFAVGGGYAAGTTLPGSSKWSTSNTLSFEFPEVSLQPTFEVAHRYLSKAPVAFGNPNTRGNFNIFDLRASIAPTDKIRVLGFVNNFTNEYGILNAPFTDQAAPAYSIVRPRTAGVRVDVTF, from the coding sequence ATGCGTAAGACCACTCTTATGGGCGCGGCGTCGTTGTCGGCCTGCGCGATCGCCGCCGGCCTGTCGCTGGGCGTCGCGACAAGCGCCAGCGCCCAGACCGCCGCCGCACCGGTGACCGAGCTGGACGCCCTGATCGTGACGGCGACCAAGCGGAACGAGAGCGTGCGCGACGTCGCCATCCCGATCAGCGCGGTCAGCGGCGCCGACCTGCAGAAGATCAACGCCAACAGCCTGGCCGACTACATCGTCCGCCTGCCGGGCGTGACCTTCAACGACTACCAGCCGGGCATCTCCGAGGTGGTGGTGCGCGGCATCTCGGCGACGACCTATCACGAGCAGGGCCAGACCACGACGGGCTACTACCTGAACGAAGTGGTGGTGGTGGAGCCGGGCTTCCCGATCGGCATCCCCGATGTCGACACCTTCGACCTCGACCGCGTGGAAGTGCTACGCGGCCCGCAAGGCACGCTGTTCGGCTCCTCGACCCTGGGCGGCCTGGTGAACTACGTGGCCAAGACGGCCAACACCAGCCAGTACCAGGCGGCGGCCTCGGGCCTGCTGGGGACGACCAAGAACGCCGGCCAGGCCAACTACGCCATCAAGGCGATGGTCAACATCCCCATCGTCGAGGACAAGCTGGGCGTGCGCCTGACGGGTCTGCAGCGCTTCGACGCCGGCTTCCTGGACAACCCGGGCACCAAGGAGGACGGGGTCAACGATTTCCGCACTCGCGGCCTGCGCGGCTCGCTGGTGTTCACCCCGGCCGAAGGGACCAAGCTGACCTTCCTGTCGGCCTATCAGGACAGCCTGCTGGACGACCAGACCTACCTGTCGCACGACTACGTCCGGAACACCGCGCGCGCCGAGCCGCAGGAGACCGACTTCTGGCTCAACAGCCTGCGCCTGGACCAGGACGTCGGCTTCGCCGACCTGACCCTGTTGGGTTCGACCAACCACAAGACCAACACCACGACCTATTCCTATCCGTACGCCTACGTGACCGGCGTCACGACGGGCTCGGGTTCGGCCTACAGCACTGGCGCGGCCAAGGCCGACATCGACACCTTCGAAGGCCGCCTGGCTTCCAAGGAGGACGACCGCCTGAAGTGGCTGATCGGCGCCAGCTACATGCGCGCCAAGAAGTCCAGCGCCGACCGCATCTACCAGCCCGGCGCGGCCGCCTACATCAACGCCCACCCCGGCGACTTCGGCGGCTACAGCGGTTCGGTCCTGGCCCCGAACGACGCGATCTACGGCTACATCTCCGACACCCTGAACAAGGACTTCGGGATCTTCGGCGAGGTGTCCTACAAGTTCACGCCGCAGTGGGAGATCACCGTGGGCGGCCGTTACTACGACACCAAGAACACGGCCACGATCACCAACGCCGCCGGCAGCCTGGGCGCGGGCAGCTACTCGCCGACCGCCTCGAGCTTCGGCACTTCGCAGAAGGAAGACGGCTTCACGCCCAAGGTCACCCTGGCCTTCCGTCCGCAGAAGGGCGTCATGGCCTACGCCACCTATTCGCGCGGCTTCCGCGTGGGCGGCCCGAACCCGAACGCGGCGATCCTGGCGGGCATCCCGACCAGCTACGGCAGCGACACGGTCGACAACTACGAGGCCGGCCTGAAGACCACCTTGCTGGAGAACCGCCTGTCCCTGGACATCTCGGTCTTCCATCTGAAGTGGAAGGACATCCAGGCCCGCCTGTTCACCGCCGCGCCGTACTACTATTCGTACGTGACCAACGCCGGCTCGGCCAAGGTCGACGGCGTCGAGTTCGCCGGCCAGTTCAAGGTCAGCCAGCACATCGCCTTCAGCAACAGCACCACCTATCAGGAAGCCAAGCTGACGACGATGCTGCCCGACAGCTTCGCGGTCGGCGGCGGCTACGCGGCAGGCACGACCCTGCCGGGCTCGTCCAAGTGGTCGACCTCGAACACCCTGTCGTTCGAGTTCCCCGAGGTCTCGCTGCAGCCCACCTTCGAGGTCGCCCACCGCTACCTCTCGAAGGCGCCGGTGGCGTTCGGCAATCCGAACACGCGCGGTAACTTCAACATCTTCGACCTGCGGGCCTCGATCGCCCCGACCGACAAGATCCGGGTGCTGGGCTTCGTCAACAACTTCACCAACGAATACGGCATTCTCAACGCGCCGTTCACGGACCAAGCCGCTCCGGCCTATTCGATCGTGCGGCCGCGGACGGCGGGCGTGCGCGTGGACGTGACCTTCTAA
- a CDS encoding transcriptional regulator: MKDPAPVHDEQALLGVLQGVAKALECAVNQHTEVVVHNLRQPEASIIEIINGHVSGRHVGSAIIAGPAEDKAFDTLVASKAAAHPNEVRVVANYTSKASDGRSLRSSSVVMFDADGVPAAALCVNVDMGAIERLQRDIQGALIPTVLPPLPAPRAETNIEDLIEEIIVSALDGAGVPVERMSKAEKKTAVSIMHERGLFVIRGSVERVAARLGVTKFTIYNYLDEIGAKRS; this comes from the coding sequence ATGAAGGATCCAGCTCCAGTGCACGACGAACAGGCCCTGCTGGGCGTCCTCCAAGGCGTGGCCAAGGCGCTGGAATGCGCCGTGAACCAGCACACCGAGGTGGTGGTCCATAATCTGCGGCAACCGGAGGCCTCGATCATCGAGATCATCAACGGCCATGTCAGCGGCCGCCACGTGGGCTCGGCGATTATCGCCGGCCCCGCCGAGGACAAGGCCTTCGACACCCTCGTGGCCAGCAAGGCCGCCGCCCATCCCAACGAGGTGCGCGTCGTCGCCAACTACACGTCCAAGGCCAGCGACGGCCGGTCGCTCCGCTCGTCCTCGGTCGTCATGTTCGACGCCGACGGCGTGCCGGCGGCCGCGCTGTGCGTGAACGTCGACATGGGCGCGATCGAGCGCCTTCAACGCGACATCCAGGGCGCGCTGATCCCGACCGTGCTGCCGCCCCTGCCCGCCCCGCGCGCCGAGACCAATATCGAGGACCTGATCGAGGAGATCATCGTCTCGGCCCTCGACGGCGCCGGCGTCCCGGTCGAACGGATGTCCAAGGCCGAGAAGAAGACCGCCGTCTCGATCATGCACGAGCGCGGCCTGTTCGTGATCCGAGGCTCGGTCGAACGGGTGGCCGCGCGCCTGGGGGTCACCAAGTTCACCATCTACAACTATCTGGACGAGATCGGCGCCAAACGGTCCTGA
- a CDS encoding glycine cleavage system protein R: MILSVIGSDRPGLTQALARAVLSAGGNWLESHLSRLGGLYVGSVLVELETDDVERLRAAVAEVDAQGLEVRIAPTVETADATGDTVRLSLVGQDRPGIVHQVTGTLSGLEANIEAFDTRISVEPHSGAPLFHMDAILRLPAHLKAEDVQAALEAISAEIMVDISLSPAG, translated from the coding sequence ATGATCCTGAGCGTTATCGGAAGCGACCGGCCGGGCCTGACCCAGGCCTTGGCGCGCGCGGTGCTGTCGGCCGGCGGCAACTGGCTGGAGAGCCATCTCAGCCGGCTGGGCGGCCTCTATGTCGGATCCGTCCTCGTCGAACTGGAGACCGACGACGTCGAGCGCCTGCGCGCGGCCGTCGCCGAGGTAGACGCCCAGGGACTGGAGGTGCGGATCGCGCCCACGGTCGAGACGGCGGATGCCACAGGCGACACCGTGCGCCTGAGTCTGGTCGGCCAGGACCGCCCCGGCATCGTCCATCAGGTGACGGGAACCCTCAGCGGTCTCGAGGCCAATATCGAGGCTTTCGACACCCGCATCAGCGTAGAACCCCATTCCGGCGCTCCGCTCTTCCACATGGACGCGATTCTGCGTCTACCGGCCCACCTCAAGGCCGAGGACGTCCAGGCGGCGCTGGAGGCGATCTCGGCCGAGATCATGGTCGACATCTCCCTCAGCCCGGCGGGCTAG
- a CDS encoding amidohydrolase produces the protein MIDRRSLLSAGASLAALLPLRALAAERGLDVALTNARVWTPGGGVRLSAVGIVGERIAAVGTDQVKALATSATKVVDLKGAFLMPAFTDNHTHFLIGSTTLSQADLLSATDRADFAARIGAVAKARPGKWILGGSWDEQRLGGALPTHEWIDAVTPDTPVAVPRTDLHLYLLNKVAMKLAGITRDTPDPPGGVIVRDANGEPTGVVKDNAKALVERVIPALSDADTDAIMRQGIAHALSKGVAQIHNPEISWSTYESLRRLRAKGETDTRFYAFVPLVDWEKMAAIVAQEGRGDDWLRWGALKGLADGSLGSRTAVFHDHYDDAPDQSGVRVTTLANLREWITAADKIGLHVTTHAIGDQANDDILDIYAEVEKTNGVKDRRFRIEHAQHLSQAAIPRFAKQKVIASVQPYHAIDDGRWAVKRIGAERLKGTYAFKSLMDAGATVTFGSDWPVAPLDPLTGLYGAVTRRTIDGANPNGWLPEQKVSMEQALTAYTINNAFAGFMDDRTGKIAPGYYADLTVLDADLTTIDPLKIPDVKVLHTFVGGKARYSA, from the coding sequence ATGATCGATCGACGCAGCCTTCTCAGCGCGGGCGCCAGCCTGGCGGCCCTTCTGCCGCTGCGCGCGCTCGCCGCCGAACGCGGCCTGGACGTGGCCTTGACCAATGCGCGGGTGTGGACGCCCGGCGGCGGCGTCCGGCTGTCTGCGGTCGGCATCGTCGGCGAGCGGATCGCGGCCGTCGGGACCGACCAGGTCAAGGCCCTGGCCACCTCGGCGACCAAGGTGGTCGACCTGAAGGGCGCGTTCCTGATGCCAGCCTTCACCGACAACCACACCCATTTCCTGATCGGCTCGACGACCCTGTCGCAGGCCGACCTGCTCAGCGCCACCGACCGCGCCGACTTCGCCGCCCGCATCGGAGCGGTGGCCAAGGCCCGGCCGGGCAAGTGGATTCTGGGCGGCTCGTGGGACGAGCAGCGCCTGGGCGGCGCCTTGCCGACTCACGAGTGGATCGACGCCGTCACGCCCGACACGCCCGTCGCTGTGCCGCGCACCGACCTTCACCTCTATCTGCTCAACAAGGTGGCGATGAAGCTGGCGGGCATCACCCGCGATACGCCCGATCCGCCGGGCGGCGTCATCGTCCGCGACGCCAATGGCGAGCCGACGGGCGTGGTCAAGGACAACGCCAAGGCGCTGGTCGAGCGCGTGATCCCTGCCCTCAGCGACGCCGACACGGACGCGATCATGCGCCAGGGCATCGCCCACGCGCTCAGCAAGGGCGTGGCCCAGATCCACAATCCCGAGATCAGCTGGAGCACCTACGAGTCGCTGCGCCGCCTGCGGGCCAAGGGCGAGACCGACACGCGTTTCTACGCCTTCGTGCCGCTGGTCGACTGGGAGAAGATGGCCGCCATCGTCGCCCAGGAAGGTCGCGGCGACGACTGGCTGCGCTGGGGCGCGCTGAAGGGCCTAGCCGACGGCTCGCTGGGCTCGCGCACGGCGGTGTTTCACGACCATTACGACGACGCGCCCGACCAGTCGGGCGTGCGCGTGACCACCCTGGCCAACCTGCGTGAATGGATCACGGCCGCTGACAAGATCGGCCTGCACGTGACCACCCACGCCATCGGCGACCAGGCCAACGACGACATTCTGGACATCTATGCCGAGGTCGAGAAGACCAACGGCGTCAAGGATCGCCGCTTCCGCATCGAACACGCCCAGCATCTGAGCCAGGCGGCCATCCCGCGCTTCGCCAAGCAGAAGGTGATCGCCTCGGTCCAGCCCTACCACGCCATCGACGACGGTCGCTGGGCCGTCAAGCGCATCGGGGCCGAGCGCCTGAAGGGCACCTACGCCTTCAAGTCGCTGATGGACGCCGGGGCCACCGTGACCTTCGGGTCGGACTGGCCGGTCGCGCCGCTGGATCCGTTGACCGGCCTCTACGGCGCGGTGACCCGCCGGACGATCGACGGAGCCAATCCGAACGGCTGGCTGCCCGAACAGAAGGTCAGCATGGAGCAGGCTCTGACCGCCTACACGATCAACAACGCCTTCGCCGGCTTCATGGACGACCGCACCGGCAAGATCGCGCCTGGCTACTACGCCGACCTGACGGTGCTGGACGCGGACCTGACCA
- a CDS encoding amidohydrolase family protein, with amino-acid sequence MASQSSAATPAPGLSLAPARTLDLSLSEATWMQPDVSPDGKTILFNLLGDIYAVDVLGGQARSVLTGQAFETAPVYSPDGKSIAFVSDRSGVTNLWIADADGGHPRQISREDRLTVFATPAWAPDGSGVYVSRMKHPVLAFELWRFPLAQNGEGGEGKVIVKAQPNGEDWDNRINAMGAAISGDGRYAYYARKTGHTWTEKAPPNWSIARRDLKTDAEDVIIQGQGGAMSPALSHDGRFIAYASRWKNQTGLRLRELATGADRWLAFPIDHDGQEQGYYAGLTPRFSFTADDKALIASVEGKLRRIDVATGAATPIPFTVHAKVDLGPLTRVSQVEEIGPVRARLIQAPSVSPDGKRFAFTALGGLYVQDLKPGSKPTKVKGAPDKAFQPRWSPDGKALVFVTWDPREGGAIWRVPATGGKAARLTDDGAFYTEPTFSPDGAAVVALKSSQYDRLRRASEASPEWPTDIVKLQAAGGAQQLVTHTSAARLLAFGADPRRVRFYSGAGVQSVAVDDGEKPKVEFVGKTRAWSQYVGAQVPAEEIKLNPAGDKAIVRTASELYLVDVPTAADGKTPEVNLETATSGVVKLTRIGADFFDWADGGKSIVWSVGATLRKIALADVDRASPGASEAKAVAVSAPVEVPRDTPQGAIVLRGATVVTMRGDEVIPNADVVVSGNRIVSVGKAGSAPLPKGAVVRNVSGKVITPGFIDAHAHWFDIRRQIQDPQPWSFLVSLSYGVTSSLDPQTFTNDQFVYQDMADAGLTLAPRLYSTGPGVFTASRIDSQAEAEDVLRRYRDDYRTRNIKSYMVGDRAQRQYMVEAAKALGMMPTTEGASDLNLNLTHALDGFSGNEHALPVSPLREDVVQLFAQSRTSLVPTLNVLYGGEPPLFDLIITRRPQDEPRLKRFMPPGIMGAKLGDRHWTPPENMSYASFARDALAIQRAGGVVGLGSHSEVQGLGFAWEMQLFASGGATPLETIRAATMGSAEAIGRTHDIGSLEPGKFADLLIFDADPLADIANVEKLGQVMKNGRLYEAATLDEVWPVKRPLPKQWFADEGPTGAK; translated from the coding sequence ATGGCGTCCCAGTCGTCGGCGGCGACGCCGGCGCCCGGGCTCAGCCTGGCGCCGGCGCGCACGCTGGATCTGTCGCTGAGCGAGGCGACCTGGATGCAGCCGGACGTCTCGCCCGATGGCAAGACGATCCTCTTCAACCTCCTGGGCGACATCTACGCGGTCGACGTCCTGGGCGGGCAGGCGCGGTCGGTGCTGACCGGCCAGGCCTTCGAGACCGCACCCGTCTATTCGCCCGATGGCAAGTCGATCGCCTTCGTCAGCGACCGTTCGGGCGTCACCAACCTGTGGATCGCCGACGCCGACGGCGGCCATCCGCGCCAGATCAGTCGCGAGGACAGGCTCACCGTCTTCGCCACGCCCGCCTGGGCCCCGGACGGCTCGGGCGTCTACGTCTCGCGCATGAAGCACCCGGTGCTGGCCTTCGAGTTGTGGCGTTTCCCGCTGGCCCAAAACGGGGAGGGCGGCGAGGGCAAGGTCATCGTGAAGGCCCAGCCGAACGGCGAGGACTGGGACAACCGCATCAACGCCATGGGCGCGGCGATCTCGGGCGATGGCCGCTACGCCTACTACGCCCGCAAGACCGGTCACACCTGGACCGAGAAGGCCCCGCCGAACTGGTCGATCGCCCGCCGCGACCTCAAGACCGACGCCGAGGACGTGATCATCCAGGGGCAGGGCGGGGCGATGAGCCCGGCCCTGTCGCACGACGGTCGCTTCATCGCCTATGCCAGCCGCTGGAAGAACCAGACCGGCCTGCGCCTGCGCGAGCTGGCGACCGGCGCCGACCGCTGGCTGGCCTTTCCGATTGATCATGACGGCCAGGAGCAAGGCTACTATGCCGGCTTGACGCCGCGCTTTTCCTTCACCGCCGACGACAAGGCGCTGATCGCCAGCGTCGAGGGCAAGCTGCGGCGCATCGATGTGGCCACCGGCGCGGCGACGCCGATCCCGTTCACGGTCCACGCCAAGGTCGACCTCGGACCCCTGACCCGCGTCAGCCAGGTCGAGGAGATCGGTCCGGTCCGCGCCCGCCTGATCCAGGCTCCCAGCGTCTCGCCGGACGGCAAGCGCTTCGCCTTCACGGCCCTGGGCGGCCTTTACGTCCAGGACCTGAAGCCGGGAAGCAAGCCGACGAAGGTGAAGGGCGCGCCGGACAAGGCGTTCCAGCCGCGCTGGTCGCCGGACGGCAAGGCGCTTGTCTTCGTCACCTGGGATCCCCGCGAGGGCGGGGCGATCTGGCGGGTTCCGGCGACGGGCGGCAAGGCCGCGCGCCTGACCGATGACGGCGCCTTCTACACCGAGCCGACCTTCTCGCCGGATGGTGCGGCGGTCGTGGCCCTGAAGTCCAGCCAATACGACCGACTGCGTCGCGCCAGCGAAGCCTCGCCGGAGTGGCCGACCGACATCGTGAAGCTACAGGCCGCCGGTGGGGCGCAGCAACTGGTGACCCACACCTCGGCCGCCCGCCTGCTGGCCTTCGGCGCCGATCCCAGGCGCGTGCGGTTCTATTCAGGCGCTGGCGTCCAGTCGGTCGCCGTGGACGACGGCGAGAAGCCGAAGGTCGAGTTCGTCGGTAAGACCCGCGCCTGGTCGCAATATGTCGGCGCCCAGGTCCCGGCCGAGGAGATCAAGCTCAACCCCGCCGGCGACAAGGCCATCGTCCGCACGGCGTCGGAGCTCTATCTGGTCGATGTCCCGACCGCGGCCGACGGCAAGACGCCCGAGGTCAATCTCGAGACGGCGACCTCAGGCGTCGTGAAGCTGACCCGGATCGGCGCGGATTTCTTCGACTGGGCTGATGGTGGCAAGTCCATCGTCTGGTCAGTTGGCGCGACCCTGCGGAAGATCGCCCTGGCCGATGTCGATCGCGCCTCGCCAGGCGCCAGCGAGGCCAAGGCCGTGGCGGTCAGCGCGCCGGTCGAGGTTCCGCGCGACACGCCCCAAGGCGCGATCGTGCTGCGCGGGGCCACGGTCGTCACCATGCGCGGCGACGAGGTGATCCCGAACGCCGACGTGGTCGTCTCGGGCAATCGCATCGTCTCGGTCGGCAAGGCGGGATCGGCGCCATTGCCCAAGGGGGCGGTGGTCCGTAATGTTTCCGGCAAGGTGATCACCCCCGGCTTCATCGACGCCCACGCCCACTGGTTCGACATTCGCCGTCAGATCCAGGATCCGCAGCCCTGGTCATTCCTGGTCAGCCTTTCGTATGGCGTGACCAGCAGCCTGGATCCGCAGACCTTCACCAACGACCAGTTCGTCTACCAGGACATGGCCGACGCCGGTCTGACCCTGGCGCCGCGCCTCTACTCGACCGGGCCAGGGGTGTTCACCGCCAGCCGCATCGACTCTCAGGCCGAGGCCGAGGACGTGCTGCGCCGGTACCGGGACGACTACCGGACGCGGAACATCAAGTCGTACATGGTCGGCGACCGCGCCCAGCGGCAGTACATGGTCGAGGCCGCCAAGGCCCTGGGCATGATGCCGACCACCGAGGGCGCATCCGACCTGAACCTCAATCTGACCCACGCCCTGGACGGTTTCTCGGGCAATGAGCACGCCCTGCCGGTGTCGCCGCTGCGCGAGGACGTCGTGCAACTGTTCGCCCAGTCGCGCACCAGCCTGGTGCCAACCCTGAACGTACTCTATGGCGGCGAGCCGCCGCTGTTCGACCTGATCATCACCCGCCGGCCGCAGGACGAGCCGCGCTTGAAGCGCTTCATGCCGCCGGGGATCATGGGGGCCAAGCTGGGCGACCGTCATTGGACGCCGCCGGAGAACATGTCCTACGCCAGCTTCGCCAGGGACGCCCTGGCCATCCAGCGCGCCGGCGGCGTCGTGGGTCTGGGCAGCCACAGCGAGGTCCAGGGCCTGGGCTTCGCCTGGGAGATGCAGCTGTTCGCCTCGGGCGGCGCGACGCCGCTGGAGACGATCCGCGCGGCGACCATGGGCTCGGCCGAGGCCATCGGCCGGACCCACGACATAGGCAGCCTGGAGCCCGGCAAGTTCGCCGACCTGCTGATCTTCGACGCCGATCCGCTGGCCGACATCGCCAATGTCGAGAAGCTGGGCCAGGTGATGAAGAACGGCCGGCTCTACGAGGCCGCGACGCTGGACGAGGTCTGGCCGGTCAAGCGGCCGCTGCCGAAGCAGTGGTTCGCCGACGAGGGGCCGACCGGCGCGAAGTAG